Proteins co-encoded in one Arachis hypogaea cultivar Tifrunner chromosome 11, arahy.Tifrunner.gnm2.J5K5, whole genome shotgun sequence genomic window:
- the LOC140176236 gene encoding uncharacterized protein — protein sequence MRGICLIGDKSLVALYDTGASHSFISFAKVEELGLKMSELPFDLHVHTPHQTVMTRLGCRQVGFKLEGRDFVHDLICLPMVGLEMILGFDWLSKNRVLLDCFERTIRFMLDGENGAVVAAGYYLNSIMVHCSGKECQGYILLAANALGDAQNLDQIPVVRNFPEVFPEDIPEFPPQREIEFVIELVPGAGPISIALYKIAPIELAELKTQLEELLNKRACLNQLQISSTFKSEIQKAQQDGQKLLQLFQPVGDKRREEFTKDDEGL from the exons ATGAGAGGTATATGTTTAATTGGTGACAAATCCTTAGTTGCATTGTATGATACTGGAGCTTCGCATTCATTTATTTCGtttgctaaagttgaggaatTAGGTTTGAAAATGTCAGAGTTACCTTTTGATCTGCATGTACATACTCCGCATCAGACAGTTATGACTAGATTAGGTTGTAGacaagtaggtttcaagcttgagggtagagattttgtgcatgatttgatctGTTTACCAATGGTGGGGCTAGAaatgattttggggtttgattggttgtcgaaGAATCGGGTTTTGTTGGATTGTTTTGAACGGACAATTCGGTTTATGCTGGACGGAGAAAATGGAGCGGTGGTAGCTGCGGGATATTACCTGAACTCCATAATGGTGCATTGTAGTGGGAAGGAGTGTCAGGGCTATATTCTGTTGGCTGCTAATGCGTTGGGTGATGCTCAGAACTTGGATCAGATACCGGTGGTTAGAAATTTTCCTGAGGTATTCCCGGAAGATATCCCTGAGTTTCCACCTCAAAgggaaattgaatttgtgatTGAATTGGTGCCGGGAGCCGGGCCAATATCAATTGCGCTGTATAAAATAGCTCCGATAGAGTTGGCAGAGTTAAAAACTCAGTTAgaagagcttctgaacaagag AGCTTGTTTGAACCAGCTACAAATCTCAAGCACTTTTAAATCAGAAATACAAAAGGCTCAGCAAGATGGGCAGAAGCTTCTGCAATTGTTTCAACCAGTTGGTGATAAGAGGCGCGAAGAATTCACTAAGGATGATGAAGGGTTATAA